GGACGTAGGCCATCTCCTCGTCGTGCTCCTCGGGCGTGGTGATCGTGACCGAAAGGCCCAGCTCGCGGCCGAGCGCGGCGACCCGCTCGTAGCGGTCGCCCCGGATCGGGCAGACCACGAACCGCAGGCCCGGCAGGCCGTCGCGCGCCACCGACTGGGGGCCGAACAGCGGGTGGGTGGCCACGAGGTCGGCGTGCGCCGGCAGCAGCTCGGCCATCCAGCGGGCGGGCAGCACCTTCACCGACCCCACGTCCACCACCAGCGCGCCGGGCTTCACGTGCGGGGCGATGGCGGCGAACACCTCGCGCATGGCGGCCACCGGCACGGCCACCACCACGACGTCGCAGGCCGCCGCCGCTTCCAGCGAGCCGAAGCCCACGCCCAGCGCCCGGGCCGCGTCCTCGGCCCCCGGCGCCGGATCCGACGCCAGGACCTGGAAGCGGTCCTTCAGGATCCCCGCCGCCAGGCGGCCGAACTGTCCCAATCCGATGAGGCCGAGGGTCTTCATGGGCGGCTCGATAGCCGGGACGGCGGCGCGCGGCAAACGCCCGACGCCTTGACGCCGGGCACGATATTCACCCCAATGGTTGAATGAACGGTCTGGACGAGACGCTGCAGGCGCTGGCCGACCCGACCCGACGGGCGATCCTGGCCCGGCTGGCGGCGGGCGAGGCGCGGGTCACCGAGCTGGCTGCGCCTTTCCCGATCAGCCTGAACTCGGTCTCCAAGCACATCCGCACGCTGGAGCGGGCCGGGCTGGTGCGGCGCCGGGTGCGGGGGCGCGAGCACCTCCTGGCCCTGGACCCGCGGCCGCTGGACGAGGCCGCCCGCTGGATCGAGGACCACCGCAAGCTCTGGGCCTGGCGCCTGGAGGAACTGGAGAAGGCGCTGAAGGATGGCTGAACTGACGGTGACGCACCGCTACCCGTTCCCTGCCGAGCGGGTGTTCGACGCCTGGCTGGACCCGAGGATCGCCCGCCGGTTCCTGTTCACCAGCCCAGAGAGCGAGATCGTCCGCTGCGACATCGACGCCCGGGTGGGCGGCCGCTTCGCCATCGCCGACCACCGCGACGGGGCCGAGGACATCCTGCACGTCGGCGAGTACCTGGAGATCGACCGGCCCCGGCGACTGGTCTTCACCTTCGGCGTGCCGCAATTCGACCCGACGATGACGAGGGTGACGGTCGAGATCGCCGCCGACGGCGATGGCTGCCTGCTGACCCTGACGCACGAGGATGTGCCGCCGCAGTGGGTGGAGCAGGACCGCGAGGGCTGGACGATGATCCTGGCCGGGCTGGAGCGGGCGCTGGCCTAGGAACCTGGCTCCGCCGACCACCATCCGGGGCGGCCGGCCGCACACGCGGCGACGTCGTCGATGATCTGCGGATAGCCGTCGCCGTCCTCGAAGCCGGCGTCCGCGATCACCTCGCCGTCGACATGGACCTGCAGCGAACGGGTGCTGCGCAGCAGGCCGACCTGCGCCTCGGTCAACCCGCCGTCCGCCATCAGGTAGTTCGGCGCCGGGTAGTCCGGCGTGAAGGGGAAGCGGCCTTCGTCCGTGGCGATCTCGCCGCGGCTTCCGCGCGCGAGCTCCTGACCGTCTGGGACGCCGACGCCGACATAATACCTGTCCGCGTGGATGAGCTGGAGCATCCGGCCGTCGTAGAGCTGGGCCTGGGCGAGGCACATCTCCTCGTCGACATACATCCACCAGACGCCCCCGGCGTGGAGGGTCGGCGTGGACGACTCCTCGGCGTGGGCCGTGGCGGCCGCGCCCATCAGCACGGCCGCAGCCAGGACCATACGCAGCATCCGTCGCCTCCCCAGGTTGTTCTCGCGCCAGCTTAACTTCCAAGCGGCGGCGGCGTAAAGAACGGATCGCGAACCTAGCCCGGTTCGCCGTCCGCAACGCTCAGGAAGCCCGCCACCTGCTCGATGGCCTCCACCAGCGTCACGCGCTGCAGCTCGACACCCTCCGGAAGGCCCGAGAACAGGCGCGTCGGGGCGGCCGCGTCCAGCATGACGAAGACGCCGCGATCGTCGGCCCGCCGGATCAGGCGACCGAAGGCCTGGGCGATGCGGCCCCGCGCGATGGCGTCGTCGTAGCCCTTGTTCCCGAACCGCGCTCGCCGGGCCTTGTGCAGGATGTCGGGCCGTGGCCACGGCACGCGGTCGAACACGAGGAGGCGCAGCGACCGGCCCGGCACGTCCACGCCGTCGCGGACCGCATCGGTGCCCAGCAGGCAGGCGTCCTGTTCGGCCCGGAAGATGTCCACCAGCGCCCCGACCTCCAGCGGATCGACGTGCTGGGCGTAGAGGGCCAGCCCCTTGTCGGCGAGCGGGCCGGCGATGCGCTCGTGCACCGCCTTCAGCCGGCGGATGGCGGTGAAGAGACCCAGGCCCCCGCCCCCGGCGGCCAGGAACAGCTCGCGCATGGCGGCGGCCACCTGGCGCGCATCGTCCCGGCCGACGTCGGTGACCACCAGGGCGCGGGCGTTCCGGGCGTAATCGAACGGCGAGGCCAGCTTCAGGGTCTTGGGCCGGTCGGGCAGGCGCGCCGCGCCCGTCCGCATCTCGGCCAGGGCGAAGGGGTCGTCCAGCGTGGGGTCGGCCAGGGTCGCGCTGGTCACCAGCACCCCGTGGGCCGGGGCGATCACCGCGTTGGTCAGCGGCTCGGTCGGGTCCACCCAGTGGCGGCGGCAGGCGGCGTCCACCACCCGCCCGTAGAGAAAGGTGGCGTCGAACCAGTCCACGAAGTCGGGGTCGTCCTCGGCGTCCTCGTCGATGGCCCGCAGCATCGAGCGCCAGGCCGGCAGGGTCATCCGCGCGCGGCGGTCCAGGCCGCGCAGCGCCCCCTCGATCCGCGCCCGCTCCGAGCCGCCCAGGGTGGCGCTCTCCTCGTCCAGCAGGTCCTCCAGCGCGCGGGCCAGCGCCAGCAGCGGCGCCTCGATCCGCGAAAGGGCGGCAGCGGCCTCTCGAGCGGTCTCGCGCACCAGGTCGAGGGCCGGGCGGGCGGCGCACTCCATGCCGATGTCGGACGAGGTCGCCCGCGCCCGCAGTTGCTCCAGCACCGCCACCAGGAAGCCCTCGATGGGGCCGATGGGGTTCACCTCGCCGTTGGGCGGCGCGATGCGGCCGGACCAGCCCTCGCCCGGCAGGGCGGCGGCGGCGTGGAGCGCGGCGGCGAGTGTCTCGCGCGCGTCGTCGCGATCGCCCAGGATGTCGGACAGGCGGTTCTCGAGCCCCCGCCCGCGCCGACCGCGCCCCTCGGGCCCGCGGATCCAGCGGCGCATCTCGGCGGCCTCGGCGCCCGACAGGGCGGCCGAGAACGCGGAATCGGCCGCGTCGAACAGGTGGTGGCCCTCGTCGAAGACGATGCGCTTCAGCAGGGTGGTCTCGGCGTCGGCCTTGGAGCCGCGCGCGGCCCGGGCGCCGTCGAACGCCGCCTGCGTCATGACGAGGGCGTGGTTGGCGATGACGATGTCGGCCCGGCGCGAGCCGCGGATCGCTTTCTCCACGAAGCAGGCGCGGTAGTGCTGGCAGCCGGCGTGGACGCACTCGCCGCGCCGGTCCACCAGGTTCTGCGGGCTGGCCTGGCCCGCCGGCGAGACCGCGAACAGGCCGTGCAGCCAGGCGGGGAAGTCGCCGCCCGTCATGTCGCCGTCGCGGGTCGCCCTCGCCCACCGCGCGGCCAGGGCCATGCCGGTCAGGTCGGCCCCGCCCAGCTGGGCGGCGTTCGCCTGCTCCTGGAAGTTCAGCAGGCACAGGTAGTTCTCGCGCCCCTTGCGGACGACCACCTTCTTCGCCCGCGCCTTCTCCTCCTCGAAGATGCTGCGGCTCTCGCGCTCGATCTGGCGCTGGAGGGCGCGGGTGTAGGTGGAGACCCAGACGGCCGGGCCGTTCGCCTCGGCCCACAGCGAGGCGGGGGCCAGGTAGGCCAGGGTCTTGCCGACCCCGGTGCCGGCCTCGGCCAGCATCATCCGCGGCTCGCCCTCGCGCTCGCGCGGCTGGAAGACGAAGGCGGCCTCGGCGGCGAGCTCGGCCTGGGCCGGCCGCGCCTCGTCGAGCCCGGAACGGCCCAGCAGGGTCTTCAGCCGCTCGGCGGCCGCCCCGCCCTCGACGGGCTTGGAGCCAGGCTCGCCGGGCGGCGCCTCGGCCTCCCATTCGGCAAGCCGCATCCAGACGTCGAGGCCGGACGAGCGGAACTGGTTGCCGGCCGGCGCCGAACGCAGCGCCCCGACCACCGCCGGACCCCAGGGCCAGCCGCCGCGCGCCAGGGTCTCGGCGATCGCCAGCGCCTCCTCGCGGGAGGGTTCGGGGGCCGCGGCCAGCTCGGCCAGCAGGGCCTGGCAGACCTCGCGCAGGGCCCGCGCCTGGGCCTCGGCGCCCTTCGGCTCGGGCATGCCCATCGCCAGCGCCAGACCCGCCGCCGACGGCGCGGCGAACCGGGCCGGCCGTACGAAGGCGAACAGCTCCAGGGCGTCGAAGATCCGCGGCGACCTGGGCGGCGCGTTCAGCGCCAGCCGCCGCGCCGTCATCGCCGCATGGGCGACCAGCACGGGGGCGGATTCGAAGAGGTCGCGCGCGTCGGGCGCCCGAAGGCCCTGCGTCCGCGCGGCGTCCGCCACCGCCGCCCGAGGTCCGGGCAGCACCACCAGGGCCGGGGCGAGATCGAGCGCGGCAGGGGGAAGAGTCACCCGCAGAAGTTACCGCGCGGCGGCGGTGAACGGAAGGGGAACTGTCCCCCACGCTCATAAACCACAGGCGGGCGCGGAGGGTCCGCCAACCCTCCACGCGCGTCCCGAGGGGCGCCGGTCGAGCGGACAACCGCCGCTATGTCGGGTACCGGCTGTTGCGAACAAGCTCTGCAATCGTAGGGTGCGGCAAAGACGCGCATGTGGGCGCGTCACAGTCGTCCGCGCTGCGGGCGTCGAGCAGCAACGGGAGAGCGCAGCATGACCGTCCTCGTCTCCGGTAACACCCCCATCAACGTGAACACGCCCGAGATCGGGGCGCTGGCCTGGGGGGACACGCTGACCGCCAACTCCAGCTTCATCTCGCTGCGGTTCGAGCAGTGGATCGACGAGTTCACCGGCAGCTTCCAGTACGACGTCTTCGGCGAGCTGGCGGGCGGCGTGATCACCGGCTGGAAACAGACCTACAATGGCCAGTTGGTCTTCGAGGTGACGGGGGCGGAAGTCTCGGTCGGCCAATTCCTGATCTGGGTCGCGAACGACGACAACGCGACCGCCGTGCAGACCATCTTCGCCGGCGCCGACAGCATGACCGGATCGCAGTTCCTGGACATCCTGTCCGGTTACGCCGGAGCGGACTCGCTGTTCGGCATGGGCGGCGACGACACGCTGGAGGGCGGCGCGGGCGAGGACTACGTGCGCGGCGGTGACGGGGCGGACAGCCTGGCCGGCGGGGCGGACTTCGACGATCTGCACGGCAATCTCGGCAACGACGTCGTGGACGGGGGCCTGGGGACCGACTGGGTGGTCGGCGGCCAGGGGAACGACCTGCTGCGCGGCGGCGACGATAGCTCCTACGACGTGGTCTACGGCAACCTCGGGAACGACACCTGCTACGGCGGGGACGGCGGGGACTGGGTGCGCGGCGGCCAGGGCGACGACAGCCTGTCGGCCGGCGGCGGCGCAGACTGGATCTGGGGCGACCGGGGCAACGACACCATCGAGGGCGGCGCCGGGGCCGACATCTTCTTCGTGTTCGGCGAGGCCGGGACCGACCGGGTGCTGGACTTCAACGCCGCCGAAGGCGACGTGGTGCGGGTCGAGGCCGGCTACACCTACAGCGCCGCCCAGGTCGGCGCGGATGTGGTTGTCAGCGTCGGTGGCGGGGCACAGGTGGTCCTGGCCGGGCGCACCCTGGCGGCGCTCGGCGACGGCTGGCTGGTCGGCGGCTGAGGCGCCGGCGCATTCCCGGCCCGCCTCCCCCAACTGGGGGATGCGGCGGGCCTGCGCCCCCCCGAGGATGACGGCCATCGTTTGGCTTTAAGTCTCGGGAGGCCGCATCATGGCCACGCTTGTCGCCGGTCCGTCGGGGATCGACTTCGATAACCTCCTCATCAGCGATCTCCTGCTCGGAGACACGATCGAGGCCACCTCCACCCGCTTCGTCCTGAAGGACGGGGCGTGGCTGGAGGAGTTCACAGGGACCTTCACCTACGCGAACGACGAGCTGAGCGGCGGGACCGTCACCGGCTGGCGCGAGACCGAGGCCGGCGAGCTGAAGTTCGACGTCCAGGGCTTCTCGGTCCCGGTGGCCACCTTCGTCGGCTGGGCCGAGACCAACGACAACGAGGGCGCGCGCAGCGGCATCCTCGCCGGCGCCGATCAGATCACCGGCTCGGCCTTCGCCGACCGGATGTGGGGCTACGCGGGCAACGACACCCTGGAAGGCGGCGGGGGCCAGGACTTCCTGCGCGGCAACGACGGCGACGACAGCCTTTCGGGCGGGGCCGAGTTCGACGACCTTCACGGCAACATCGGCAACGACACCGTGGACGGGGGCCTTGGCACCGACTGGGTGGTCGGCGGCCAGGGGAACGACCTGCTGCGCGGCGGCGAGGACGACTCGTACGACGTGGTCTACGGCAACCTCGGGAACGACACCTGCTACGGCGGCGACGGAGCCGACTGGGTGCGCGGCGGCCAGGGGGACGACAGCCTGTCGGCCGGCGGCGGCGCCGACTGGATCTGGGGCGACCGGGGCAACGACACCATCGAAGGCGGCGCCGGGGCCGACATCTTCTTCGTGTTCGGCGAGGCCGGGACCGACCGGGTGCTCGACTTCAACGCCGCCGAGGGCGACGTGGTGCGGGTCGAGGCCGGCTACACCTACAGCGCCGCCCAGGTCGGCGCGGATGTGGTGGTCAGCGTCGGCGGCGGGGCCCAGGTCGTACTGGTCGGACGCACGCTGGCGGCCCTCGGCGACGGCTGGCTGGTCGGCGGCTAAAGCCGCCTCAGCAGGCGGGCGAGGCGGCCCCGTAGCGGGCGTGGACGGCCTTGGCCGGCGCGCCCGGCTCGCCCAGGACGAGGATCGTCATCCGGTCGTAGTCGCAGTCGCCCAGCGGCTCGGGGTCCGGATCGCCCAGGGCGCGGGCGATGTCGGGGACGGTGTTGCTGTGCCCCACGACGAGGAC
The Phenylobacterium zucineum HLK1 genome window above contains:
- a CDS encoding calcium-binding protein, coding for MTVLVSGNTPINVNTPEIGALAWGDTLTANSSFISLRFEQWIDEFTGSFQYDVFGELAGGVITGWKQTYNGQLVFEVTGAEVSVGQFLIWVANDDNATAVQTIFAGADSMTGSQFLDILSGYAGADSLFGMGGDDTLEGGAGEDYVRGGDGADSLAGGADFDDLHGNLGNDVVDGGLGTDWVVGGQGNDLLRGGDDSSYDVVYGNLGNDTCYGGDGGDWVRGGQGDDSLSAGGGADWIWGDRGNDTIEGGAGADIFFVFGEAGTDRVLDFNAAEGDVVRVEAGYTYSAAQVGADVVVSVGGGAQVVLAGRTLAALGDGWLVGG
- a CDS encoding SRPBCC family protein, translated to MAELTVTHRYPFPAERVFDAWLDPRIARRFLFTSPESEIVRCDIDARVGGRFAIADHRDGAEDILHVGEYLEIDRPRRLVFTFGVPQFDPTMTRVTVEIAADGDGCLLTLTHEDVPPQWVEQDREGWTMILAGLERALA
- a CDS encoding ATP-dependent DNA helicase, with amino-acid sequence MTLPPAALDLAPALVVLPGPRAAVADAARTQGLRAPDARDLFESAPVLVAHAAMTARRLALNAPPRSPRIFDALELFAFVRPARFAAPSAAGLALAMGMPEPKGAEAQARALREVCQALLAELAAAPEPSREEALAIAETLARGGWPWGPAVVGALRSAPAGNQFRSSGLDVWMRLAEWEAEAPPGEPGSKPVEGGAAAERLKTLLGRSGLDEARPAQAELAAEAAFVFQPREREGEPRMMLAEAGTGVGKTLAYLAPASLWAEANGPAVWVSTYTRALQRQIERESRSIFEEEKARAKKVVVRKGRENYLCLLNFQEQANAAQLGGADLTGMALAARWARATRDGDMTGGDFPAWLHGLFAVSPAGQASPQNLVDRRGECVHAGCQHYRACFVEKAIRGSRRADIVIANHALVMTQAAFDGARAARGSKADAETTLLKRIVFDEGHHLFDAADSAFSAALSGAEAAEMRRWIRGPEGRGRRGRGLENRLSDILGDRDDARETLAAALHAAAALPGEGWSGRIAPPNGEVNPIGPIEGFLVAVLEQLRARATSSDIGMECAARPALDLVRETAREAAAALSRIEAPLLALARALEDLLDEESATLGGSERARIEGALRGLDRRARMTLPAWRSMLRAIDEDAEDDPDFVDWFDATFLYGRVVDAACRRHWVDPTEPLTNAVIAPAHGVLVTSATLADPTLDDPFALAEMRTGAARLPDRPKTLKLASPFDYARNARALVVTDVGRDDARQVAAAMRELFLAAGGGGLGLFTAIRRLKAVHERIAGPLADKGLALYAQHVDPLEVGALVDIFRAEQDACLLGTDAVRDGVDVPGRSLRLLVFDRVPWPRPDILHKARRARFGNKGYDDAIARGRIAQAFGRLIRRADDRGVFVMLDAAAPTRLFSGLPEGVELQRVTLVEAIEQVAGFLSVADGEPG
- a CDS encoding ArsR/SmtB family transcription factor; translation: MNGLDETLQALADPTRRAILARLAAGEARVTELAAPFPISLNSVSKHIRTLERAGLVRRRVRGREHLLALDPRPLDEAARWIEDHRKLWAWRLEELEKALKDG
- a CDS encoding prephenate dehydrogenase, encoding MPRAAVPAIEPPMKTLGLIGLGQFGRLAAGILKDRFQVLASDPAPGAEDAARALGVGFGSLEAAAACDVVVVAVPVAAMREVFAAIAPHVKPGALVVDVGSVKVLPARWMAELLPAHADLVATHPLFGPQSVARDGLPGLRFVVCPIRGDRYERVAALGRELGLSVTITTPEEHDEEMAYVQALTHLIGRSLVNLGIPDERLATQSYQHLLELCGLIGADTFELFKAIQTQNPYAPKVVAAFVDEAKSLLEQVRAEGA
- a CDS encoding calcium-binding protein, with protein sequence MATLVAGPSGIDFDNLLISDLLLGDTIEATSTRFVLKDGAWLEEFTGTFTYANDELSGGTVTGWRETEAGELKFDVQGFSVPVATFVGWAETNDNEGARSGILAGADQITGSAFADRMWGYAGNDTLEGGGGQDFLRGNDGDDSLSGGAEFDDLHGNIGNDTVDGGLGTDWVVGGQGNDLLRGGEDDSYDVVYGNLGNDTCYGGDGADWVRGGQGDDSLSAGGGADWIWGDRGNDTIEGGAGADIFFVFGEAGTDRVLDFNAAEGDVVRVEAGYTYSAAQVGADVVVSVGGGAQVVLVGRTLAALGDGWLVGG